A segment of the Puniceicoccaceae bacterium genome:
GGGGAAGACGGTGATCGTGGTGAGCACCAGCAGCCTGACCCGGAGCCGCCAGAGCCTGGCGATGCGGAATTTTTTGATCGCCCGTGCGGCCAAGGAGAATGGAGCACGCGAGGTGGTCCTGGTGGAGCCCGATCTCTACTACAGTGCACAGGATCGCGGCCCCGGGCCTGACCTGGGTTACACCGACTTTGAACGGGATGAGCACGATTACAAAAAGTTTGATGGCCAACCCTTCACGGCGCGCCTGTATGCGCAGATGTTGAAGCTCTCGGGGGTGGACAAGGTGCTGACGGTGCACAACCACTCCTATTCTGTGCAGACTGTGTTCAGCGAGGTGTTTGAAGGAGGTTTTTACAACCTGATTCCCTACGACGTTTACGTGGACTACATCCTCAATTCGGACATCGTGAATTTCGGTGCGGACGGCGAAGGCCTGGCGTTTTGTGCTCCGGATAAAGGGGCGCGGGTTTTTGTAAAGGAAGTCTTCAGACGCATGGGTTTGCCGAAGGCGAAATTCATCCTGCTCGACAAGGAACGGACGGGGGAACGGAATGTTGAGATCAAGCTCCACCCGGAGAGTGAATCCACCTTTGAGGAAATTGGCGGGCACGATATCGTCCTGTTTGACGACATGGTGCGCACGGGCTCGACGGTGGTGAAGGCCTGTCAGGTCTTGAAGGACATCAACCCGGGGAAGACGGTCTTTGCGCTCACGCACTTCTACGCCAGTGATGAAGGCCGGGCCAAGATGGCCAGCACGGCGATCGATGAAATTTTGACGACCAATACGATCCCCACCATCCTCAATCGCGACATTCAGGGGCGGTTGCGCA
Coding sequences within it:
- a CDS encoding phosphoribosyltransferase family protein; its protein translation is MAHSLGQREDIADLISLKNFANTEFCPRFISDELDFNQIGNKLRGKTVIVVSTSSLTRSRQSLAMRNFLIARAAKENGAREVVLVEPDLYYSAQDRGPGPDLGYTDFERDEHDYKKFDGQPFTARLYAQMLKLSGVDKVLTVHNHSYSVQTVFSEVFEGGFYNLIPYDVYVDYILNSDIVNFGADGEGLAFCAPDKGARVFVKEVFRRMGLPKAKFILLDKERTGERNVEIKLHPESESTFEEIGGHDIVLFDDMVRTGSTVVKACQVLKDINPGKTVFALTHFYASDEGRAKMASTAIDEILTTNTIPTILNRDIQGRLRKKMVVLKIEKWLALNLSQILGIRCAQRDNSFYAIDMSSKNVRWTHKIWLSEQLRGLRRGEGGR